One Paraburkholderia kururiensis DNA window includes the following coding sequences:
- the tilS gene encoding tRNA lysidine(34) synthetase TilS produces MVTPAESSADRIVLDAVGTALAALPSHARVGVAFSGGLDSTVLLDAAVRVAGASRCVALHVHHGLSANADQWLGHCEAFAKSRGVSFDARRVEVPREAGVSIEARARELRYEALDEMCAQHRVDALWLAQHADDQAETVLLQLLRGAGLAGLSAMAPSRETPHGVMRVRPLLHLLRAQLERYAEAHALPWIDDESNADTRYARNALRHEILPALAVRFPGFRDALARTAAHAASAQRLLDDLARIDLREAARDEGRALAREALLSLDDDRASNLLRYWMRTLGMPAASAARLADALRQLHTADGDRQLRVDHAGQTLRSYRGLVFWEAGDSTEPHDETSLSGRAPAVLVWRGEAVWRLPQWRGTFVFVPAAEGEADAIPEAALLQAPLSARSRAGGERMRASPDGPSRTLKNLFQERGVPAWKRDVPLIFAGDTLLFVPWLGVNHAALKRAAASGRSRARSARHFRIEWRADLLVA; encoded by the coding sequence GTGGTGACTCCCGCTGAATCGAGTGCCGACCGCATCGTTCTCGACGCGGTCGGCACTGCGCTTGCGGCGTTGCCGTCTCACGCGCGGGTGGGCGTCGCTTTCAGCGGCGGGCTCGATTCCACGGTTCTTCTCGATGCCGCGGTGCGCGTAGCAGGCGCCTCGCGTTGCGTCGCGCTTCACGTGCATCACGGACTCAGCGCCAATGCCGATCAGTGGCTCGGGCATTGCGAGGCGTTCGCGAAATCGCGCGGCGTGAGCTTCGACGCACGGCGTGTCGAAGTGCCCCGCGAAGCGGGCGTCAGCATCGAGGCGCGCGCGCGCGAACTGCGCTACGAAGCACTCGACGAGATGTGCGCACAGCATCGCGTGGACGCCCTCTGGCTCGCACAGCACGCCGACGATCAGGCCGAGACCGTGCTGCTGCAGTTGCTGCGCGGGGCGGGTCTGGCGGGGCTTTCGGCGATGGCGCCGTCGCGCGAGACCCCGCACGGCGTCATGCGTGTGCGGCCGCTGCTACACCTGCTGCGGGCCCAGCTGGAGCGGTACGCCGAGGCGCACGCCTTGCCGTGGATCGACGACGAATCGAACGCGGATACGCGCTATGCGCGCAACGCGCTGCGCCACGAGATTCTGCCGGCGCTCGCCGTACGCTTTCCAGGCTTTCGCGATGCGCTGGCCCGTACCGCTGCCCATGCCGCTTCGGCCCAGCGGCTGCTCGACGACCTCGCCCGCATCGATCTGCGCGAGGCGGCCCGCGACGAGGGCCGCGCGCTGGCACGCGAAGCGCTGCTCTCACTCGACGACGACCGCGCCTCGAATCTGCTGCGCTACTGGATGCGCACGTTAGGCATGCCCGCGGCATCGGCTGCGCGTCTCGCCGATGCACTGCGCCAGTTGCACACGGCAGACGGCGACCGCCAACTGCGTGTGGACCATGCGGGGCAGACGCTGCGCAGCTATCGAGGCCTCGTGTTCTGGGAGGCGGGCGATAGCACGGAGCCTCACGACGAAACGTCGTTGTCCGGGCGTGCACCCGCAGTGCTCGTGTGGCGCGGCGAAGCCGTCTGGCGCCTGCCTCAGTGGCGCGGAACATTCGTGTTCGTGCCGGCCGCCGAGGGCGAAGCGGACGCCATACCCGAAGCCGCGTTGCTGCAGGCGCCGTTATCGGCGCGGTCGCGCGCGGGCGGCGAGCGGATGCGCGCAAGCCCGGACGGCCCCAGCCGCACGCTGAAAAACCTCTTCCAGGAGCGGGGCGTGCCGGCATGGAAGCGCGACGTCCCGCTGATCTTTGCCGGCGATACGCTGCTCTTCGTGCCGTGGCTCGGCGTGAACCACGCTGCGCTCAAACGCGCGGCAGCAAGCGGGCGTAGTCGCGCGCGTTCGGCGCGCCACTTTCGTATCGAGTGGCGCGCGGATCTGCTGGTCGCCTGA
- a CDS encoding beta-ketoacyl synthase chain length factor: MPDLSWTLPVARWSFWSSTSAETAEVAFIDPMMRRRLSSLSRMALKVAHDCVQNVPQVRIVFASRHGELRRTTDILHGIETGKPVLPNAFSLSVLNAMSGLFGIARQDRSPANAISAGPETLGYALLEAYAQYTEEPAVPVLLVYADEPANGAYGEVDHEVQQGALALLLGAGQLAQGHLACTVCEAEHQPDAERAGVTRFETQGEAVHHCLDTQSAAAWQHAGATWQWGWHVSAV; encoded by the coding sequence ATGCCCGATTTGTCGTGGACCTTGCCGGTAGCCCGGTGGTCTTTCTGGTCCTCCACCTCTGCGGAAACAGCCGAGGTCGCCTTCATCGATCCGATGATGCGCCGCCGGCTGAGTTCGCTTTCGCGGATGGCCTTGAAGGTCGCCCACGATTGCGTACAAAACGTGCCGCAGGTACGCATCGTGTTCGCATCGAGGCACGGCGAACTGCGACGTACCACCGACATCCTGCACGGCATCGAGACCGGCAAGCCGGTGCTGCCGAACGCCTTCAGCCTCTCGGTGCTCAACGCCATGTCCGGGCTTTTCGGCATTGCGAGGCAGGACCGCTCGCCCGCAAACGCCATTTCCGCCGGCCCCGAAACGCTCGGCTACGCATTGCTCGAAGCCTATGCGCAGTACACCGAAGAACCGGCCGTGCCGGTGCTTCTCGTCTATGCGGACGAACCGGCCAACGGTGCGTACGGCGAGGTCGATCACGAAGTGCAGCAGGGCGCGCTCGCGCTGCTGCTCGGCGCGGGTCAGCTCGCGCAGGGACATCTCGCATGCACCGTCTGCGAGGCCGAGCACCAACCGGATGCCGAACGCGCAGGCGTGACGCGTTTCGAAACGCAAGGCGAAGCGGTGCATCACTGTCTCGATACGCAATCTGCGGCCGCGTGGCAACACGCCGGCGCGACCTGGCAGTGGGGGTGGCATGTCAGCGCGGTTTAA
- a CDS encoding AMP-binding protein codes for MIALHDLLAAPLAAADTQAPRAVCRDGADTLHFPAFRARVLAIAAHVSPRAEQRFALCADDPYTFACALFGLFVAGKEPVIPASSAPGYLADLSDAYDAVLTEADIAAISADAPATADAISITGTIAANAPLTLYTSGSSGVPKPVRKTLAQFNAEVQTLEAQWGALAGDATVLASVPHHHIYGLLFRVFWPLAACRAFDRSTCVDPQQLQARMAQCGPTVVVSTPAQLSRWPDLPGFDAFDPAPRAFFSSGGPLAFDTARRFAAVLGHAPREIYGSTETGGIAWRMQAGSDAWCPMPGIEVRRADDGALELRSPHLDHDGWHRTDDAVAFDTRGGFNLLGRLDRVVKLDGKRVALAELEARLRLHPFVTEAATTVLDGASRKRIGALAVLSAEGNAALRREGRVQLVKTLRRHLAGYFDMTVLPRHWRFRKALPFDARGKLQAAAIARTFEAHEDGFEILAEAGDDNERFYELHVPPTLVHFAGHFPGLPILPGVVQIDWVVRLASEYVPGVRTLVSIDRLKFMAPVPPGAVLKLVMTHDALRRRLQFAWHLGERDCASGVIVYGEPA; via the coding sequence GTGATCGCGCTGCACGATCTGCTTGCCGCACCGCTGGCGGCGGCTGATACACAGGCGCCGCGGGCGGTATGCCGCGACGGCGCGGACACGCTCCACTTTCCTGCATTCCGCGCGCGTGTTCTGGCGATCGCGGCCCACGTGAGCCCACGCGCGGAGCAGCGCTTTGCGCTCTGCGCCGACGATCCGTATACGTTCGCGTGCGCGCTGTTCGGTCTCTTCGTGGCCGGCAAAGAGCCTGTGATTCCGGCGAGTTCCGCGCCCGGCTATCTCGCGGACCTGAGCGACGCCTACGATGCGGTGCTGACCGAAGCGGACATCGCCGCCATTTCCGCTGATGCTCCGGCAACCGCAGACGCCATCAGCATCACCGGCACCATCGCCGCGAACGCGCCGCTCACGCTCTACACGTCCGGCAGTAGCGGCGTGCCGAAACCCGTGCGCAAGACGCTCGCCCAGTTCAATGCCGAAGTGCAGACGCTGGAAGCGCAATGGGGCGCGCTTGCCGGCGATGCGACCGTGCTCGCGAGCGTGCCGCATCATCACATCTACGGTTTGCTGTTTCGCGTGTTCTGGCCGCTTGCGGCGTGCCGCGCCTTCGACCGCTCCACCTGCGTCGACCCGCAGCAGTTGCAGGCGCGCATGGCGCAGTGCGGGCCGACGGTCGTCGTCTCCACGCCCGCGCAGCTTTCGCGCTGGCCCGATCTGCCGGGCTTCGATGCGTTCGATCCCGCGCCTCGCGCCTTTTTCTCGTCGGGCGGGCCGCTCGCGTTCGACACGGCCCGACGTTTTGCCGCCGTGCTCGGCCATGCGCCGCGCGAAATCTACGGCAGCACGGAAACGGGCGGCATTGCGTGGCGGATGCAGGCCGGCTCCGACGCATGGTGCCCCATGCCCGGCATCGAGGTGCGCCGCGCGGACGACGGCGCGCTCGAACTGCGTTCGCCGCATCTGGACCACGACGGCTGGCATCGCACCGACGACGCCGTGGCGTTCGACACGCGAGGCGGCTTCAACCTGCTGGGTCGTCTCGACCGCGTCGTCAAGCTGGACGGCAAGCGCGTGGCGCTCGCCGAACTCGAAGCCCGCCTGCGTCTGCATCCCTTCGTGACCGAGGCGGCAACCACGGTACTCGACGGCGCTTCGCGCAAGCGCATCGGCGCGCTCGCGGTGCTGTCGGCGGAGGGCAACGCCGCGCTGCGCCGCGAAGGCCGCGTGCAGCTCGTGAAGACGCTGCGCCGTCATCTCGCGGGCTATTTCGACATGACGGTGCTGCCGCGTCATTGGCGCTTTCGCAAGGCGCTGCCGTTCGATGCGCGCGGCAAGCTACAGGCAGCCGCCATTGCCCGCACGTTCGAGGCGCACGAAGACGGCTTCGAAATACTCGCCGAAGCAGGGGACGACAACGAGCGGTTCTATGAACTGCATGTGCCGCCCACGCTCGTCCATTTCGCGGGCCACTTTCCCGGCTTGCCGATTCTGCCGGGCGTCGTGCAGATCGACTGGGTCGTGCGTCTCGCGAGCGAATACGTGCCCGGCGTGCGCACGCTCGTCTCCATCGACCGGCTGAAGTTCATGGCGCCCGTGCCGCCCGGCGCCGTGCTCAAGCTCGTCATGACGCACGACGCGCTGCGCCGTCGCCTGCAGTTCGCCTGGCACCTGGGCGAGCGCGACTGCGCCTCGGGCGTCATCGTCTACGGGGAGCCGGCATGA
- a CDS encoding phosphopantetheine-binding protein: protein MDSLKLEIKQLLIEAFDLEHLTPDDIDDDAPLFDTNGVGLDSIDALEIGIVLRQRYKLTIAADDARVRDYFRSVNTLAELVAAQRKDAAELEETAGKGD, encoded by the coding sequence ATGGATTCTTTAAAACTGGAAATTAAGCAGCTTCTGATCGAAGCGTTCGATCTGGAACACCTGACGCCCGACGATATCGACGACGACGCTCCGTTGTTCGACACCAACGGCGTGGGGCTCGATTCGATCGATGCGCTCGAAATCGGCATCGTGCTGCGCCAGCGCTACAAGCTCACCATCGCCGCCGACGACGCGCGCGTGCGCGACTATTTTCGTTCCGTCAACACGCTCGCCGAGCTGGTCGCAGCCCAGCGCAAAGACGCGGCGGAGCTGGAAGAAACTGCAGGCAAGGGGGATTGA
- a CDS encoding lysophospholipid acyltransferase family protein: MSARFNRAWRLFATGLSFTVFGISGLFFSLLVFPFASLWPHRASRQRAVTMVIHWFFRALVDALKRMGVMELDVAGVEVLRSGAPAIVVANHPTYLDVVVLLALTPRACCVVKNAHWGNPCFWGIVRAAEYVSNVDPAGFVEDCRRQIAAGYTMIIFPEGSRSPAPNRLRAFSRGFAYIALEAGAPIIPVLMHCDPPAFTKQMRWYHVPERPFRITVNVLDPVGVERLASHEMPPALAARSVTRAVEAHITQNLFDHGFFKTGN, encoded by the coding sequence ATGTCAGCGCGGTTTAATCGTGCCTGGCGTCTGTTCGCCACCGGCCTCAGCTTCACGGTCTTCGGAATAAGCGGACTGTTCTTCTCGCTTCTCGTATTTCCGTTCGCGAGCCTGTGGCCGCACCGCGCGTCGCGTCAACGCGCGGTCACGATGGTGATCCACTGGTTCTTTCGCGCGCTCGTCGACGCATTGAAGCGCATGGGCGTGATGGAACTCGACGTGGCCGGCGTCGAGGTCTTGCGTTCGGGGGCGCCGGCCATCGTCGTAGCAAACCATCCCACCTATCTCGACGTCGTCGTGCTGCTTGCGCTTACACCGCGCGCCTGCTGCGTCGTGAAAAACGCTCATTGGGGCAACCCATGCTTCTGGGGTATCGTTCGGGCTGCCGAATATGTGAGCAACGTCGACCCCGCCGGCTTCGTGGAGGATTGCCGACGGCAGATCGCCGCGGGCTACACGATGATCATTTTTCCCGAGGGGTCGCGCAGCCCCGCGCCGAACCGGCTGCGCGCCTTTTCGCGCGGCTTCGCGTACATCGCACTCGAAGCGGGCGCGCCGATCATCCCCGTTCTCATGCATTGCGATCCGCCCGCCTTCACGAAGCAGATGCGCTGGTATCACGTACCGGAGCGGCCTTTCCGCATCACCGTGAATGTGCTCGATCCCGTCGGTGTCGAGCGGCTCGCGTCGCACGAGATGCCGCCCGCGCTCGCCGCGCGTAGCGTCACCCGTGCAGTTGAGGCACACATTACCCAGAACCTGTTCGATCATGGATTCTTTAAAACTGGAAATTAA
- a CDS encoding polysaccharide deacetylase family protein produces the protein MEQPPALTLSAAWHAFAAAGCVVHPAAWPWWLAGTFANHAVVTVAGLWPRSSMLGPNWTRLPAAASERRAIALTIDDGPDPHVTPQVLDLLDRHGVRATFFCIGEHARRYPALAREIVARGHAVENHSQRHRHTFSVSGPGVLAREIEAAQETLADLTGEPPRFFRAPAGLRNVFLEPVLQRFDLRLASWTRRGFDTRETRADVVAQRLVHQLAAGDILLAHDGNAANGVDGRPVILSMLPQVFAAAEREQLHFITLREALPSA, from the coding sequence ATGGAGCAACCGCCCGCGCTGACGCTTTCCGCGGCCTGGCATGCGTTCGCGGCGGCCGGATGCGTGGTCCATCCGGCCGCCTGGCCGTGGTGGCTGGCCGGCACGTTTGCGAATCACGCCGTTGTCACCGTGGCGGGGTTATGGCCGCGCTCGTCGATGCTGGGCCCCAACTGGACGCGATTGCCGGCCGCCGCTAGCGAACGCCGCGCCATCGCGCTGACCATCGACGACGGCCCGGACCCGCACGTCACACCGCAGGTGCTCGATCTTCTCGACCGCCATGGCGTGCGCGCAACGTTCTTCTGTATCGGCGAGCACGCGCGCCGGTATCCGGCACTCGCGCGCGAGATCGTGGCGCGCGGTCACGCGGTGGAAAATCACTCGCAAAGGCATCGGCATACCTTCTCGGTCAGCGGTCCCGGCGTGCTGGCACGCGAGATCGAAGCGGCTCAAGAGACGCTTGCCGACCTGACTGGCGAGCCGCCGCGATTCTTCCGTGCGCCGGCGGGCTTGCGCAACGTATTTCTCGAACCGGTTCTGCAGCGTTTCGACCTGCGCCTTGCGTCATGGACGAGGCGAGGTTTCGATACGCGGGAGACACGCGCTGACGTCGTCGCGCAACGCCTCGTCCATCAGCTCGCCGCGGGCGATATACTGCTCGCCCACGACGGCAACGCCGCGAACGGAGTGGACGGACGGCCCGTCATCCTCTCCATGCTTCCGCAGGTGTTCGCCGCAGCTGAACGCGAGCAATTGCATTTCATTACGTTGCGCGAAGCATTGCCTTCCGCGTAG
- a CDS encoding aspartate kinase translates to MALIVHKYGGTSMGSTERIKNVAKRVAKWHKAGHRMVVVPSAMSGETNRLLGLAKEISARPSPRELDMIAATGEQVSVGLLAIALQEEGVDAVSYTGWQVPVKTDSAFTKARISDIESERVTADLDAGKVVVITGFQGIDPDGHITTLGRGGSDTSAVAVAAALKADECLIYTDVDGVYTTDPRVVEEARRLDRITFEEMLEMASLGSKVLQIRSVEFAGKYQVKTRVLSSLTDPLMPLEEEMTSGTLITFEEDETMEKAVISGIAFQRDEARIAVMGVPDKPGIAYQILGPVADANIDVDMIIQNQSVQGKTDFTFTVGRGDYQRAMDILTNQVKGHVNAEQVLGDPKVSKVSVVGVGMRSHVGIASKMFRTLSEEGINIQMISTSEIKISVLIDEKYMELAVRALHKVFELDQA, encoded by the coding sequence ATGGCACTCATCGTACATAAATACGGCGGCACTTCGATGGGCTCGACCGAGCGCATCAAGAACGTCGCGAAGCGCGTCGCAAAATGGCACAAGGCCGGCCACCGCATGGTCGTCGTGCCGTCGGCGATGTCCGGCGAAACCAACCGGCTGCTCGGTCTCGCCAAGGAAATTTCGGCTCGCCCGAGCCCGCGCGAACTCGACATGATCGCCGCCACCGGCGAGCAGGTGAGTGTGGGTCTGCTCGCGATCGCGCTCCAGGAAGAAGGGGTGGACGCGGTCAGCTACACGGGCTGGCAAGTGCCCGTCAAAACGGACAGCGCATTCACGAAGGCGCGTATCAGCGACATCGAGAGCGAGCGCGTAACGGCCGACCTCGATGCCGGCAAGGTCGTCGTGATCACGGGCTTCCAGGGCATCGATCCGGACGGCCACATCACGACGCTCGGCCGCGGCGGCTCGGACACTTCCGCCGTGGCAGTGGCCGCTGCGCTGAAGGCCGACGAGTGCCTGATCTACACGGACGTCGACGGCGTATATACGACCGATCCGCGCGTCGTAGAAGAGGCGCGCCGGCTCGACCGGATCACCTTCGAGGAAATGCTGGAAATGGCGAGCCTCGGCTCCAAGGTGCTGCAGATCCGCTCGGTCGAATTCGCCGGCAAATATCAGGTGAAGACGCGGGTGCTGTCGAGCCTGACCGATCCGCTCATGCCGCTCGAAGAGGAAATGACCTCGGGCACCCTGATCACTTTTGAAGAAGACGAGACCATGGAAAAAGCAGTCATCTCGGGTATCGCGTTCCAGCGCGACGAGGCCCGCATCGCCGTGATGGGAGTGCCCGACAAGCCGGGCATCGCGTATCAGATTCTCGGGCCGGTGGCGGACGCGAACATCGACGTCGACATGATCATCCAGAACCAGAGCGTGCAGGGCAAGACCGACTTCACGTTCACGGTGGGCCGCGGCGACTACCAGCGCGCGATGGACATTCTCACCAATCAGGTGAAGGGCCACGTGAACGCCGAGCAGGTGCTTGGGGATCCGAAGGTTTCGAAGGTTTCGGTGGTGGGCGTCGGCATGCGCTCGCACGTGGGTATCGCGAGCAAGATGTTCCGTACGCTGTCCGAAGAGGGCATCAACATCCAGATGATTTCGACCTCCGAAATCAAGATCTCCGTGCTCATCGACGAGAAGTACATGGAGCTGGCCGTGCGCGCCTTGCACAAGGTGTTCGAGCTCGATCAGGCCTGA
- a CDS encoding acetyl-CoA carboxylase carboxyltransferase subunit alpha produces MKTTFLDFEQPIAELEAKIEELRFVQDDSAVDISEEIDRLSKKSQQLTKDLYANLTPWQVSQIARHPQRPYTLDYVNELFTDFHELHGDRSFADDLSIVGGLARFNGQPCMIIGHQKGRDTKERAARNFGMPRPEGYRKAERLMRLAEKFGLPIFTFIDTPGAYPGIGAEERGQSEAIGHNLYVMAELKTPVIATVIGEGGSGGALAIAVADSVLMLQFSTYSVISPEGCASILWKSAAKAPEAAEALGLTAHRLKALGLIDKIINEPLGGAHRDPKGMAALLRRALADTLRQFQGMSIADLRERRFDRLMSYGKYKQTTPGA; encoded by the coding sequence ATGAAGACCACGTTTCTGGATTTCGAACAGCCGATTGCGGAACTCGAAGCAAAGATCGAAGAACTGCGCTTCGTCCAGGACGATTCGGCCGTCGATATTTCGGAAGAGATCGATCGGCTGTCGAAGAAGAGCCAGCAGCTCACCAAGGATCTGTACGCCAACCTGACGCCGTGGCAGGTCTCGCAGATTGCGCGTCATCCGCAGCGTCCCTACACGCTCGATTACGTCAACGAGCTTTTCACCGATTTCCACGAGTTGCACGGCGACCGCTCTTTCGCCGACGACCTCTCGATCGTGGGCGGGCTTGCCCGCTTCAACGGTCAGCCCTGCATGATCATCGGCCACCAGAAGGGCCGCGACACGAAAGAGCGCGCGGCGCGCAACTTCGGCATGCCGCGTCCCGAAGGCTATCGCAAGGCCGAGCGCCTGATGCGCCTTGCCGAGAAATTCGGTCTGCCGATCTTCACGTTCATCGACACGCCGGGCGCCTATCCCGGCATCGGCGCGGAAGAGCGCGGTCAGTCCGAGGCAATCGGACACAACCTCTATGTGATGGCCGAGCTGAAGACGCCGGTCATCGCCACCGTGATCGGCGAGGGCGGCTCGGGCGGCGCGCTGGCCATTGCCGTGGCCGACAGCGTGCTGATGCTCCAGTTCTCGACCTACTCGGTGATCTCGCCGGAAGGCTGCGCGTCGATTCTGTGGAAGAGCGCGGCGAAGGCTCCCGAGGCCGCCGAAGCGCTGGGCCTCACGGCTCATCGGCTGAAGGCGCTCGGTCTCATCGACAAGATCATCAACGAGCCGCTGGGTGGCGCGCACCGCGATCCCAAGGGCATGGCGGCGCTGCTGCGCCGCGCGCTGGCCGACACGCTGCGCCAGTTCCAGGGCATGAGCATCGCGGACCTGCGCGAGCGCCGCTTCGACCGGCTGATGTCCTACGGCAAGTACAAGCAGACCACGCCGGGCGCGTGA
- a CDS encoding acyl carrier protein: protein MTEADILERIRAIFHENFAIDPARVTPEAHLFEELDLDSIDAVDLAIKLQEMTGRRIKPEEFKSVRTVGDVIAAVESLLAAQA, encoded by the coding sequence GTGACCGAAGCAGACATTCTCGAGCGCATCCGCGCCATCTTTCACGAAAACTTCGCGATCGACCCGGCGCGCGTGACGCCGGAGGCGCATCTGTTCGAAGAACTGGATCTGGACAGCATCGACGCCGTCGATCTCGCCATCAAGCTGCAGGAAATGACCGGCCGGCGCATCAAGCCGGAAGAGTTCAAGTCGGTTCGCACGGTGGGCGACGTGATCGCCGCTGTGGAATCGCTGCTCGCGGCTCAGGCTTGA
- a CDS encoding DNA-3-methyladenine glycosylase family protein: MATATKAAAKRAASQSAQAAGKAARVTRATRTTGSTAAKTAMKAAAKVALKKAAKAPAGAANGDASGTPSKRKLNGSAGAPRVAKSTQEETRALKSARKTARQKANGALGAQHVDNDRLTSELVVDAAHEGEIVRKSRASTATEAAVPVQIGSLAPEVTRPAYWDKACADLVKRDRILKKLIPKFGPVHLLSRGDPFVTLARSVVGQQISVAAAQAVWQRIEDACAKLVPQQFIKLGHERLTACGLSKRKTEYILDLAQHFVSGALHVGKWASMDDEHVIAELTQIRGIGRWTAEMFLIFNLSRPNVLPLDDLGLIRAISVNYFSGEPVTRSEAREVAANWEPWRTVATWYMWRSLEALPAGA; the protein is encoded by the coding sequence ATGGCAACGGCCACGAAGGCGGCGGCTAAACGAGCCGCGTCGCAGAGCGCTCAGGCCGCAGGGAAGGCGGCGCGAGTCACGCGCGCAACGCGCACGACAGGGAGCACCGCCGCGAAGACCGCGATGAAGGCCGCGGCGAAGGTCGCATTGAAAAAGGCGGCGAAAGCCCCGGCCGGCGCGGCGAATGGCGACGCATCGGGCACGCCGTCGAAGCGCAAGCTCAACGGTTCCGCAGGCGCGCCGCGCGTCGCAAAGTCGACGCAGGAAGAAACGCGCGCATTGAAGAGCGCGCGAAAGACTGCGCGCCAGAAGGCGAACGGCGCACTCGGCGCGCAGCACGTCGACAACGATCGCCTTACGAGCGAGCTCGTCGTCGATGCCGCGCACGAGGGTGAGATCGTGCGCAAGAGTCGCGCATCGACTGCCACGGAAGCGGCAGTGCCCGTGCAGATCGGCAGTCTCGCGCCCGAAGTGACGCGCCCCGCGTATTGGGACAAGGCCTGCGCCGACCTCGTGAAACGCGATCGCATCCTCAAGAAGCTGATTCCGAAATTCGGCCCCGTGCATCTGCTGTCACGCGGCGACCCGTTCGTTACGCTCGCGCGTTCGGTGGTGGGGCAGCAGATCTCCGTTGCGGCGGCGCAAGCCGTCTGGCAGCGTATCGAAGACGCCTGCGCGAAGCTCGTGCCGCAGCAGTTCATCAAACTGGGTCACGAGCGACTCACGGCGTGCGGCCTTTCCAAACGCAAGACGGAATACATCCTGGATCTTGCGCAGCACTTCGTGTCGGGCGCGCTGCACGTCGGCAAGTGGGCGTCGATGGACGACGAGCACGTGATTGCCGAGCTCACGCAGATTCGCGGCATCGGCCGCTGGACCGCGGAGATGTTCCTCATCTTCAATCTCTCGCGTCCCAACGTGCTGCCGCTCGACGACCTCGGCCTCATTCGCGCCATCAGCGTCAACTACTTCAGTGGCGAGCCGGTCACGCGCAGCGAGGCGCGCGAGGTGGCGGCGAACTGGGAGCCGTGGCGTACGGTCGCGACCTGGTACATGTGGCGCAGTCTCGAGGCATTGCCTGCGGGAGCGTGA